A stretch of the Malus domestica chromosome 08, GDT2T_hap1 genome encodes the following:
- the LOC103421386 gene encoding phospholipase D delta-like, with product MGSDGSEDGSPKEHIILHGELDLWIIEAKALPNMDLPSERMRRCFTMFGTCSTPFGNRPTKTASGKQAMITSDPYVSVCLAGATVAQTRIISNCENPSWEEHFCVPVAHPVVKVEFHVKDNDVLGAELIGVVEISVDKIISGKPINDWFPIIGNHGNCLKPFPELHVSIQFKPVEGNPLYKNGVGAGPDYKGVPNTYFPLRKGGSVTLYQDAHVPNNMLPEIVLEGGKIFQQGKCWEDICHAILEAQHLIYIIGWSVYHRVKLVREPTRPLPSGGELALGELLKYKSQEGIRVVMLIWDDKTSHDKLFLKTEGVMQTHDEETKRFFKHSSVHCVLSPRYASNKLSIFKQQVVGTLFTHHQKCVLLDTASGNNRKITAFIGGLDMCDGRYDTPEHRLFKDVNSVFQNDIHNPTFPPNDHGPREPWHDLHCKIEGPAAYDILTNFEQRWRKAKKRDFKIKKVTNRHDDALIRLDRVSWIVSPTSNRDGEQNVRVSSEEDRENWHVQVFRSIDSGSVKGFPKGVQDAEAQNLICGKNLKIDKSIHVAYIKAIRSAQRFIYIENQYFVGSSFYWPSYKNAGADNLIPMELALKVASKIKANERFSVYIVVPMWPEGVPTASATQEILYWQAQTMGMMYQVVTSALQDAGLFDQYHPQDYLNFYCLGNREAPSSSQPHQPTDNRGLLLAQKFRRFMIYVHAKGMIVDDEYVILGSANINQRSMDGSRDTEIAMGAYQPHHTWAAEKNLHPHGQVYGYRMSLWAEHLGGVEDTYQDPESLECVKRVNDIAKLNWKAFVSEEHREMKGHLMTYPVQIGRDGRVSSLPGYESFPDVGGKILGAPTSLPDALTT from the exons ATGGGTAGCGACGGCAGTGAGGATGGGAGTCCTAAAGAACATATTATCTTGCATGGTGAACTGGATTTGTGGATTATAGAAGCTAAAGCTCTTCCAAATATGGATTTACCTTCAGAAAGAATGAGACGGTGTTTCACCATGTTTGGGACTTGCTCTACTCCCTTCGGTAATAGGCCAACTAAAACTGCTTCGGGAAAGCAGGCAATGATTACAAGTGATCCTTATGTGTCTGTTTGCCTAGCCGGAGCAACTGTTGCTCAAACCAGAATAATTTCAAACTGCGAGAATCCTTCGTGGGAAGAACATTTTTGCGTACCTGTTGCTCACCCTGTTGTGAAGGTGGAGTTTCATGTCAAAGATAATGATGTTCTTGGAGCAGAACTTATTGGAGTAGTGGAGATATCTGTTGATAAAATCATTTCGGGAAAGCCAATTAATGACTGGTTTCCGATTATTGGCAATCATGGGAACTGTTTAAAACCTTTTCCTGAACTGCATGTTTCTATTCAGTTTAAGCCAGTTGAAGGTAACCCTTTGTATAAGAATGGTGTTGGCGCTGGGCCCGACTATAAGGGAGTTCCTAATACATATTTTCCCCTTCGCAAAGGAGGGAGTGTCACTTTATATCAAGATGCTCATGTACCTAACAATATGCTGCCTGAAATTGTACTGGAAGGAGGGAAAATTTTTCAGCAAGGGAAGTGCTGGGAAGACATATGTCATGCCATCTTGGAAGCTCAGCACCTTATATATATTATAGGCTGGTCAGTGTACCACCGTGTTAAGCTTGTAAGGGAGCCAACAAGGCCACTACCTTCTGGAGGAGAGCTGGCACTTGGGGAGTTGTTGAAGTACAAGTCACAAGAAGGGATTCGTGTTGTTATGCTGATCTGGGATGATAAAACTTCACATGACAAATTATTTTTGAAAACG GAAGGTGTCATGCAGACCCATGACGAGGAAACCAAAAGGTTTTTCAAACATTCCAGTGTTCATTGTGTTCTTTCTCCTCGTTATGCGAGCAATAAGCTTAGTATTTTCAAGCAACAG GTTGTGGGAACCCTTTTTACGCATCATCAGAAATGTGTGCTTCTTGACACAGCTTCTGGGAATAATCGGAAAATAACTGCTTTCATTGGTGGCCTGGATATGTGTGACGGAAGATATGACACTCCGGAGCACAGGCTCTTTAAAGATGTCAACTCAGTCTTTCAAAATGATATTCATAATCCTACATTCCCT CCTAACGATCATGGCCCGAGGGAACCATGGCATGATTTACACTGTAAAATTGAGGGTCCTGCTGCATATGATATATTGACAAATTTTGAACAAAGATGGAGAAAGGCAAAAAAGCGCGACTTCAAGATAAAAAAGGTTACTAATAGGCATGATGATGCCTTGATAAGGCTTGACCGCGTTTCATGGATAGTCTCTCCAACTTCTAATCGTGATGGTGAACAAAATGTACGTGTTAGCAGTGAAGAAGATCGTGAGAACTGGCATGTTCAG GTATTCAGGTCCATTGACTCAGGATCTGTAAAGGGATTTCCGAAGGGCGTCCAGGATGCTGAAGCGCAG AATCTTATTTGTGGAAAGAATTTGAAAATAGATAAGAGCATCCATGTTGCATATATTAAAGCTATACGATCAGCTCAACGCTTTATATACATAGAGAATCAGTACTTCGTTGGATCTTCATTCTACTGGCCGTCGTACAAAAATGCAG GTGCAGATAACTTGATCCCGATGGAACTGGCCCTAAAAGTTGCCAGCAAAATCAAAGCAAATGAGCGTTTCTCAGTGTATATAGTAGTACCTATGTGGCCAGAGGGTGTCCCAACTGCCTCTGCTACTCAGGAAATTTTATACTGGCAG GCACAGACAATGGGTATGATGTACCAGGTTGTTACAAGTGCCCTTCAAGATGCAGGCCTTTTCGATCAGTATCATCCACAGGATTATTTGAACTTTTACTGCCTCGGTAACCGTGAAGCTCCATCTTCATCCCAACCTCATCAGCCAACCGATAATCGTGGACTG TTGTTAGCGCAAAAGTTCCGGCGGTTTATGATTTATGTTCATGCCAAAGGGATGATAGTTGATGATGAGTATGTAATCTTGGGATCTGCAAACATTAACCAAAGATCAATGGACGGTTCAAGGGACACAGAAATTGCTATGGGTGCTTACCAACCACACCATACATGGGCTGCAGAAAAGAATCTTCATCCACACGGCCAG GTATATGGTTATCGGATGTCACTGTGGGCTGAGCACCTGGGTGGAGTTGAGGATACCTATCAAGACCCCGAGAGCCTTGAATGCGTGAAGCGTGTTAACGACATCGCGAAGCTTAACTGGAAAGCATTTGTGTCTGAAGAGCATAGGGAGATGAAGGGACACTTGATGACATACCCAGTTCAGATTGGGAGAGATGGACGAGTGAGTTCGTTGCCTGGATACGAATCGTTTCCTGATGTTGGTGGTAAAATATTGGGAGCACCCACCAGTCTTCCGGATGCCCTAACAACATAA